A stretch of the Saprospiraceae bacterium genome encodes the following:
- a CDS encoding Gfo/Idh/MocA family oxidoreductase, which yields MARLKIGLAGTGHLGKIHLKCILENPDLELKGFYDLSPETRQKIASEYGIKAFESYDELISNCDAIDIVSSTSSHFELAQDAIKQNKHCFIEKPVTSSLEEATFLKNLLKEHPVKIQIGHVERFNPSFAAIRPFIKEPKFIEAHRLSSFNPRGRDVSVVHDIMIHDLDLICLMAKSEVKDIKANGVSLVSPLPDICNARIEFENGLVCNVTASRISMKQMRKIRIFQEDAYISCDLLEKEAQVIRLLDEYQDNTLEIETHKGNKYISLVNPEIKTVNAIAEELKSFYKSIVTDDMPEVNLDEGIQALALVQAITKQIETKQ from the coding sequence ATGGCCAGATTAAAAATTGGATTAGCCGGAACAGGGCATTTGGGAAAAATTCACCTGAAATGCATTCTTGAAAATCCGGATCTCGAACTCAAAGGCTTTTATGATCTTTCTCCCGAAACGCGTCAAAAAATTGCGAGTGAATACGGGATCAAGGCTTTTGAAAGTTATGACGAACTTATTTCCAATTGCGATGCCATTGACATTGTTAGTTCGACCAGTTCGCATTTTGAGTTAGCACAAGATGCTATTAAACAGAACAAACATTGTTTTATCGAAAAGCCAGTAACAAGCAGTCTGGAAGAAGCCACCTTTTTAAAAAACTTATTAAAAGAGCATCCGGTTAAAATACAAATTGGGCATGTCGAACGTTTTAATCCTAGTTTTGCAGCGATCAGGCCTTTTATTAAAGAGCCCAAATTTATAGAAGCACACCGATTGTCTAGTTTTAATCCAAGAGGACGGGATGTTTCAGTTGTTCATGATATTATGATTCATGATCTGGATTTGATTTGCCTCATGGCTAAAAGCGAGGTAAAAGATATCAAAGCCAATGGAGTTTCCTTGGTAAGTCCATTGCCGGATATTTGTAATGCCAGAATTGAATTTGAAAATGGCCTGGTTTGCAATGTTACTGCCAGCAGGATATCTATGAAGCAAATGCGAAAAATTCGAATATTTCAGGAGGATGCCTACATAAGTTGTGATTTATTGGAGAAAGAAGCCCAGGTCATTCGTTTACTCGATGAATATCAAGACAATACATTGGAAATTGAAACACACAAGGGAAATAAATACATTTCTTTAGTCAACCCGGAAATAAAAACGGTGAATGCAATTGCAGAGGAATTAAAATCTTTTTACAAAAGCATCGTTACAGATGATATGCCTGAAGTCAATCTGGATGAAGGAATCCAGGCTTTGGCTTTGGTGCAGGCTATTACGAAGCAAATCGAAACGAAACAATGA
- a CDS encoding sugar transferase, with translation MFRRKENIIYVVIDFILALVAWYLFVQYLRAHHFFIGNESEIFEHIYRGGMLIVPFSWFLLYLMAEQYKDVYRLSRWSVFSRTLLLTILGSLLVFFVLLSNEEINFENRYFKALSIYFIYHFSLIIVFRMVFLTYVSNRLKQGIVGFNTLIIGGDQKAVKLYKDISSLNYSLGHKFVGFIHSNGGRGNELIQYLPQMGGLADIRRTLDENKIEEVIIAIESTEHQKLKSIVDVLFEYGDRLIVRTIPDTYDILLGTVRLNHVYGAVLIEIKQEMMPKWQIVVKRMIDMIVSVVALILLSPVILYVYVRTKISSPGPAIYLQERIGLNGKPFFIYKFRSMNILAEDNGPMLSYDGDPRITSWGATIRKWRLDELPQFINVLKGDMSLVGPRPERKYFIDQIMEKAPHYKHLLKVRPGITSWGQVKFGYASSIEEMLQRLEYDILYIENRSLGLDFKILFYTLSVLIQGKGK, from the coding sequence ATGTTTAGACGCAAGGAAAATATCATTTACGTTGTCATAGATTTTATTTTGGCTTTAGTAGCCTGGTATCTGTTTGTTCAGTATTTGCGGGCACATCATTTTTTTATTGGTAATGAATCAGAAATATTTGAGCACATTTACCGGGGAGGTATGCTGATTGTTCCTTTTTCCTGGTTTCTGCTTTACCTGATGGCCGAGCAATATAAAGATGTATACCGTTTATCCAGATGGTCTGTTTTTTCAAGAACCCTTTTACTTACTATATTGGGTAGCTTGTTGGTTTTTTTTGTACTACTTTCGAATGAAGAAATAAATTTTGAAAATCGCTATTTTAAAGCACTGTCGATTTATTTTATTTATCATTTCAGTTTAATCATTGTATTTCGAATGGTATTCTTAACCTATGTAAGCAATCGGTTGAAACAAGGCATTGTAGGTTTTAATACCCTAATTATTGGAGGTGACCAAAAAGCTGTTAAACTGTATAAAGACATCTCATCTTTAAACTATAGTCTTGGTCATAAATTTGTTGGCTTCATTCATTCCAATGGAGGTAGAGGAAATGAATTGATTCAATACTTACCTCAAATGGGTGGTCTTGCAGATATTCGTAGAACTTTGGATGAAAATAAAATTGAAGAAGTAATTATTGCAATAGAATCTACGGAACATCAAAAATTAAAATCCATTGTTGATGTACTTTTTGAATACGGTGACCGGTTAATTGTCCGAACGATTCCGGATACATACGATATTTTACTTGGTACCGTTCGATTAAATCACGTATATGGGGCCGTATTAATTGAGATCAAACAGGAAATGATGCCTAAATGGCAAATCGTTGTCAAACGAATGATTGATATGATTGTCAGCGTGGTGGCTTTGATTTTATTATCTCCTGTAATCTTGTATGTGTATGTGAGGACTAAAATTTCCAGTCCCGGTCCGGCAATTTATTTGCAGGAACGCATTGGCTTAAATGGTAAACCTTTTTTTATTTATAAGTTTCGGTCCATGAATATTTTGGCAGAAGACAATGGCCCCATGTTGTCTTATGATGGCGATCCGCGAATTACAAGCTGGGGTGCAACCATTCGAAAATGGAGATTGGATGAATTGCCACAATTTATCAATGTCTTGAAAGGCGATATGTCTTTAGTGGGTCCTCGTCCTGAGCGAAAGTATTTTATTGATCAGATCATGGAAAAAGCACCACACTATAAACATCTTCTTAAAGTTCGACCTGGAATTACCTCCTGGGGACAAGTAAAATTTGGATATGCTTCCAGTATTGAAGAAATGCTTCAAAGGCTCGAATACGATATTTTATACATAGAAAACAGATCGCTGGGTCTTGATTTTAAAATCTTGTTTTATACCCTGTCTGTTTTAATTCAGGGAAAAGGTAAATAG
- a CDS encoding acetyl-CoA C-acyltransferase, translated as MQEVFIVSVARTPVGSFGGVLSSLSTIQLGALVVDEVVKRAGIPSTAVQEVIMGNVCSANLGQAPARQAALNGGLAANTVCTTVNKVCASGMKAISMATQSIQLGISEIVIAGGMESMSNIPYYVPNARWGMKYGNSELIDGLHKDGLMNIYDKLAMGVFSDQTAKKYSISREEQDAYAISSYQKSAQTTADGGFTTEIVPVAIPQKKGDPLLVTKDEEFTKVDFSKIPSLKPSFTSDGTATAANSSTLNDGASALLLMNAAKLKEYNLTPIARIVSYADAEQAPEWFTTTPCVVTPLALKRAGLQKDQISYFEINEAFAVVPLAFSKILDLDLQKINIHGGAISLGHPIGSSGARIVCTLSQILQQKQAQYGLATICNGGGGGTAVIIERL; from the coding sequence ATGCAAGAAGTTTTCATCGTATCTGTAGCACGTACACCCGTTGGTAGTTTTGGTGGTGTATTGTCTTCCCTTTCAACCATCCAATTAGGAGCCCTGGTGGTTGACGAAGTAGTAAAACGAGCTGGTATTCCATCCACTGCTGTTCAAGAAGTTATCATGGGCAATGTTTGTTCTGCAAATTTGGGTCAAGCACCTGCAAGACAAGCAGCACTCAATGGTGGGCTTGCTGCAAATACTGTATGCACAACTGTTAATAAGGTCTGTGCATCTGGTATGAAAGCCATTTCAATGGCTACTCAATCAATTCAATTAGGTATATCTGAGATCGTAATTGCCGGGGGAATGGAAAGCATGTCTAACATTCCTTATTACGTGCCAAATGCTCGTTGGGGAATGAAATATGGCAATTCTGAACTCATTGATGGATTGCACAAAGATGGCTTGATGAATATTTATGATAAATTGGCTATGGGTGTTTTTTCAGATCAAACTGCCAAGAAATATTCCATTAGTCGTGAAGAACAAGATGCCTATGCAATCAGCTCTTATCAAAAATCTGCACAAACAACTGCAGATGGTGGATTCACAACTGAAATTGTACCAGTTGCCATTCCACAAAAGAAAGGAGATCCGCTACTGGTTACCAAAGATGAGGAATTTACAAAAGTTGATTTTTCTAAAATACCTTCTTTAAAACCGAGTTTTACTTCAGATGGTACAGCCACTGCAGCCAACTCATCAACACTTAATGATGGCGCCTCTGCATTGCTATTAATGAATGCTGCTAAATTAAAGGAATATAATTTAACACCCATTGCACGGATCGTTTCTTATGCTGATGCCGAACAAGCACCAGAATGGTTTACAACGACCCCATGTGTTGTTACTCCCTTGGCTTTAAAACGAGCCGGTTTACAAAAAGATCAAATAAGTTATTTTGAAATCAATGAAGCTTTTGCTGTTGTACCCCTGGCATTCAGTAAAATACTTGATTTAGATCTCCAAAAAATAAATATTCACGGGGGTGCAATTTCATTGGGGCATCCTATTGGATCCTCAGGAGCTCGCATTGTTTGTACTTTAAGTCAAATTTTGCAACAAAAGCAAGCACAATATGGTTTGGCTACTATTTGCAATGGCGGCGGCGGAGGAACTGCGGTAATTATAGAACGTCTTTAG
- a CDS encoding M42 family metallopeptidase yields MKIINKKSEEFLYKYLNNPSPTGYEAAGQKIWLEYIKSYINDWSLDNYGTLYGVVNPGKAFRVIIEGHSDEISWMVNYITDDGFIYVIRNGGIDQSIAPSKRVQIHTPNGIVQGVFGWPAIHTRKGNDTNLLATLENIFIDVGAKDREEVEKMGIHVGCCITYEDGLMKLNDRFYVGRALDNRLGGFCIAEVARLLHKNKIKLPYSLYIVNAVQEEVGLRGAEMIAQTIKPNLAIVTDVTHDTHTPMLKTKEQGSIKCGLGPVLCYAPPVHNILQSLVVKTAEKNKIPIQRNASSRTTGTDTDAFAYSNGGVPSVLISVPLRYMHTTVESAHIEDIEHVIKLIYEVLLAIDPKKSYKYF; encoded by the coding sequence ATGAAAATTATCAATAAGAAATCAGAAGAATTTCTCTATAAATACCTGAATAATCCCTCTCCCACGGGATATGAGGCAGCTGGACAGAAAATTTGGCTGGAATACATTAAAAGCTATATCAATGACTGGAGTCTGGATAATTACGGGACACTTTATGGAGTGGTTAATCCAGGAAAAGCGTTTCGCGTTATAATTGAAGGACATTCGGATGAAATTTCATGGATGGTGAATTACATAACGGATGATGGCTTTATTTATGTGATTCGAAACGGAGGAATCGATCAGTCAATAGCTCCCTCCAAAAGAGTACAGATTCATACACCTAATGGAATTGTACAAGGAGTATTTGGATGGCCTGCGATCCATACCCGAAAAGGAAATGACACCAATCTATTAGCAACCCTTGAAAATATATTTATAGATGTTGGTGCAAAAGATCGCGAGGAAGTTGAAAAAATGGGCATTCATGTGGGATGCTGCATTACCTATGAAGATGGCCTAATGAAATTGAATGATCGCTTTTATGTGGGTCGTGCATTGGATAATCGATTGGGTGGATTTTGTATTGCAGAAGTTGCGAGGCTATTGCATAAAAATAAAATCAAACTACCCTATTCCTTATACATTGTAAATGCCGTACAAGAAGAAGTAGGCTTAAGGGGAGCCGAAATGATAGCACAGACTATAAAACCAAACCTTGCAATTGTTACGGACGTAACCCACGATACCCACACACCCATGTTAAAAACAAAAGAGCAGGGTTCGATAAAATGTGGATTGGGTCCCGTTTTATGCTATGCCCCTCCGGTCCATAATATTCTGCAATCATTGGTTGTTAAAACAGCAGAAAAGAATAAAATTCCTATCCAACGAAATGCATCTTCGCGGACAACCGGAACAGATACTGATGCATTTGCTTATTCAAATGGAGGCGTGCCTTCTGTATTAATTTCTGTGCCATTAAGATATATGCACACCACAGTAGAATCCGCCCATATTGAAGACATCGAACATGTAATCAAACTAATTTATGAAGTATTATTAGCTATTGATCCAAAAAAATCATATAAATATTTTTAA
- a CDS encoding orotate phosphoribosyltransferase, with protein MDLAHKIADRLLEIKAVKLNPKNPFTWASGLRSPIYCDNRKALSFPAIRKEIIDGFVQKSGNFQAFDAIAGVATAGIPWGAYLADRLDKPFVYVRSKPKEHGLQNRLEGSLNPTASVLVIEDLVSTGGSSLEVVGVLESLGHPVKGLISIFQYGFSTATAKFYEKNVDFESLTDFSMLLEQALLQNYIDKTEFENLSNWNKDPQTWASQFQS; from the coding sequence ATGGATTTAGCCCACAAGATAGCAGATCGTCTTTTGGAAATAAAGGCGGTAAAATTAAATCCCAAAAACCCATTTACCTGGGCTTCTGGATTGCGTTCGCCCATTTATTGTGACAACCGCAAAGCACTGTCATTTCCTGCGATTCGAAAAGAAATCATTGATGGTTTTGTCCAAAAATCAGGAAACTTCCAGGCTTTTGATGCCATTGCAGGGGTAGCCACCGCGGGAATTCCATGGGGAGCTTATTTGGCTGACCGGCTTGATAAACCTTTTGTGTATGTAAGATCAAAACCAAAAGAACACGGTTTGCAAAATCGGTTGGAAGGATCATTGAATCCTACAGCCTCGGTACTTGTTATCGAAGATTTGGTCTCTACAGGGGGAAGCTCGCTGGAAGTTGTGGGGGTTTTAGAATCCCTGGGGCATCCGGTCAAGGGCTTGATAAGTATATTTCAATACGGTTTTAGTACGGCCACTGCCAAATTTTATGAAAAAAACGTGGATTTTGAAAGTTTGACTGACTTTTCAATGCTTTTGGAACAAGCTTTGCTTCAGAATTATATTGACAAAACGGAATTTGAAAACCTATCCAACTGGAATAAGGATCCACAAACCTGGGCTTCCCAATTTCAGTCTTAG
- a CDS encoding NUDIX domain-containing protein, with translation MKNKQQTYEIQMDERSLILAEESIIPELQPDAQQLILPYSGNKKSLFQYLDTLEKSDRFQSILIFSKDLPGLYQDLKSLLLWIPAAGGIIKNKEDQILAIYRRGFWDLPKGKLDSNEKFKTAALRECEEETGLKALVLGDKLAETYHIYREKNNARALKKTKWYVLHYFGSEAAIPQSSEGIEQTEWLLPQDALLKKPIHRNIYKLIEKYIELQALKTKGDL, from the coding sequence ATGAAGAACAAGCAGCAAACTTACGAAATTCAAATGGACGAGCGTTCCTTAATTCTGGCGGAAGAATCAATCATTCCAGAACTGCAACCGGATGCTCAACAGCTGATCCTGCCTTACAGTGGCAATAAAAAGTCTTTGTTTCAATATTTAGACACACTCGAAAAATCCGATCGGTTCCAATCCATCTTAATTTTCTCAAAAGATTTACCAGGACTTTATCAGGATTTAAAAAGCTTGTTATTATGGATTCCTGCTGCAGGAGGAATTATTAAAAATAAGGAAGATCAAATTTTAGCTATTTACAGACGTGGATTTTGGGACTTGCCAAAAGGAAAATTGGACTCCAATGAAAAATTTAAAACTGCTGCATTGCGGGAATGTGAAGAAGAAACAGGATTAAAAGCCTTGGTTTTGGGAGATAAATTGGCGGAGACTTATCACATTTACCGTGAAAAAAATAATGCACGAGCATTAAAAAAAACGAAGTGGTATGTTTTACATTATTTTGGAAGTGAAGCAGCGATTCCTCAAAGTTCAGAAGGGATAGAACAAACAGAATGGCTGTTGCCACAGGATGCATTGCTAAAAAAACCAATACACCGCAATATTTACAAACTCATTGAAAAATATATTGAGTTGCAGGCATTAAAAACTAAAGGGGATTTATAA
- a CDS encoding TonB-dependent receptor, producing the protein MRFFLVIILSFTLIGIQSQILTGNVVDSKNNAIQGATVYWLFTSDGTSTSDNGFFRLERKPEHQFLITNFTGYQADTTEVAPNELYIIIRLQEGLMLETVNVQAERNSNSFSRLEPLNIESLEKKEFKKAACCSLSESFQTSNAVDVSYSNAVTGTKEIQFLGLRGLYTQFLIENRTAFDGILSTMGYDLIPGTWLDQVNILKGASSALHGSQSMAGAINVQLKKPDTDHPVYLNLFGDLHGRLESNLHLNKKWNDRKASGLYLNATTNTSSRDHNEDSFQDEPKVNKVNGLLRNTFYGESFEGQLNAQILNERRTSGQLNVESPYTIKQDIQHYNAFGNLGYVKFNKELQSLGSLYDVSYSKIDSKFGNRTFKADETRVSAQFFYMHPFKEGRHMLTVGPVFHLNRAHETWDQKKLTYKETVTAAVADYTYRNNVELNNSLTITTSQRLEWLNSDQLLYIPRANFRLLFANDWTARASIGRGYRFPRIFSNQSGLFASAKLWNIESTPEIETSWNSGFNLVGKPYWQGRELVINFDLYYTWFQNQLVVDQDESDFRIYIYGLNGKSYALQSIITLSYPIFDRIQLKIGGKFTESKTKFKKGILENLLIPKYRGLVSIDFESENRKWLWNLTTSYIGKMRLAEKTTIPVHLIHEHQKQSTDYVLMQSQIGYTHKAFEFYAGVENLLNYTQHEAIIDPENPFGTYFNATEIFAPVSGIKPYLGIKWHL; encoded by the coding sequence ATGCGATTTTTTTTAGTCATTATTTTATCATTTACCCTAATCGGCATTCAAAGCCAAATTCTAACAGGCAATGTCGTCGATTCTAAAAACAATGCAATTCAAGGTGCTACTGTTTATTGGTTGTTTACATCCGACGGAACTTCAACTTCCGACAATGGATTCTTCCGACTTGAGCGAAAACCAGAGCACCAATTTCTGATTACAAATTTTACCGGATATCAAGCGGATACAACAGAAGTTGCTCCAAACGAACTTTATATTATTATCAGACTCCAGGAAGGACTCATGCTTGAAACAGTCAATGTTCAAGCTGAACGAAATTCAAACAGTTTTTCAAGATTAGAACCTTTGAATATTGAATCTCTGGAGAAAAAGGAATTTAAAAAAGCTGCTTGTTGCAGTTTGTCAGAAAGCTTTCAAACAAGCAATGCAGTTGATGTGAGCTATTCCAATGCAGTAACCGGCACTAAGGAAATTCAATTTTTAGGATTGCGCGGATTATACACCCAATTCCTTATTGAAAACCGCACTGCATTTGATGGGATTTTATCTACGATGGGATATGATCTGATTCCAGGAACCTGGCTTGATCAGGTTAATATATTAAAAGGTGCTTCATCTGCACTGCACGGTTCTCAAAGTATGGCTGGCGCAATCAATGTACAGCTTAAAAAACCTGATACTGATCATCCTGTGTATTTGAATCTTTTTGGAGATTTACATGGTCGCCTGGAATCAAATCTCCATTTGAATAAAAAATGGAATGATCGAAAAGCAAGTGGACTTTATCTCAACGCAACAACTAATACCTCATCACGAGATCACAACGAAGATTCCTTCCAGGATGAACCAAAAGTTAATAAAGTAAATGGATTGCTTCGCAATACATTTTATGGTGAATCCTTTGAAGGTCAACTGAATGCTCAAATACTTAATGAACGTCGAACCTCAGGGCAATTGAATGTCGAATCTCCTTATACAATAAAACAGGATATTCAACATTACAATGCATTCGGAAATTTGGGTTATGTCAAATTCAACAAAGAACTCCAAAGTCTTGGTTCACTTTATGATGTTTCTTATTCAAAAATTGATTCCAAATTTGGTAACCGGACATTCAAAGCAGATGAAACAAGAGTGTCAGCTCAATTTTTTTATATGCATCCTTTTAAGGAAGGCAGACACATGTTAACCGTTGGGCCGGTTTTTCACTTGAATCGAGCCCATGAAACATGGGATCAAAAAAAATTAACCTACAAAGAGACTGTGACGGCAGCTGTAGCTGACTATACATATAGAAACAATGTTGAACTAAATAATTCATTAACCATCACTACAAGTCAACGTCTTGAATGGTTAAATTCAGATCAATTATTGTATATCCCACGGGCAAATTTTCGATTACTTTTTGCAAACGACTGGACTGCTAGAGCATCGATAGGTAGAGGGTATCGATTTCCCCGAATATTTTCAAACCAATCCGGCTTATTTGCAAGTGCAAAACTTTGGAATATAGAAAGTACACCAGAAATTGAAACATCCTGGAACTCCGGTTTCAATCTGGTTGGAAAACCCTATTGGCAGGGACGTGAGTTGGTAATAAATTTTGATTTATACTATACCTGGTTTCAAAATCAATTGGTTGTAGATCAAGATGAATCCGACTTCAGAATTTATATCTATGGATTGAATGGTAAATCTTATGCCTTACAATCAATAATTACGTTAAGCTATCCAATCTTTGATCGCATCCAACTAAAAATTGGTGGAAAATTTACTGAATCCAAAACAAAATTTAAAAAAGGCATTTTAGAAAATTTATTGATTCCAAAATACCGTGGATTGGTATCCATTGATTTCGAATCTGAAAACAGAAAGTGGTTGTGGAATTTAACTACCAGTTATATTGGCAAAATGAGGTTGGCGGAAAAAACAACGATTCCGGTTCATCTAATTCATGAACACCAGAAACAATCTACTGATTATGTATTAATGCAATCACAAATTGGATATACTCATAAGGCATTTGAATTTTACGCCGGCGTTGAAAATTTACTCAACTATACACAACATGAGGCTATTATTGATCCGGAAAATCCTTTTGGAACTTATTTTAATGCAACTGAAATTTTTGCACCAGTTTCAGGTATAAAACCTTATTTAGGAATCAAATGGCATTTGTGA
- a CDS encoding acyl-CoA dehydrogenase family protein: MSPIETDHLKMVRESAQNFADQFIRPHVMEWDETQHFPKDLMHQMGQQGFLGVLVPQQYGGAGLGYQEYITIIEEIAKVCGSIGLSVAAHNSLCTGHIMYFGSEAQKNTYLPKLATGAWVGAWGLTEANTGSDAIRMKCVAHKEGDYWILNGTKNWITHGKSSDVAVVIARTGDLLDSNGMTAFIVERGNPGMTAGKKENKLGMRASETTEMIFDHCKVHQSNVLGEIGDGFKQAMKVLDGGRISIAALAIGIAKGAYQAAVQYSKEREQFGKPIAHFQGIAFKLTDMLVKIEAAELLTRQAGKMKDQNLKMTKEAAMAKYFASEVAVQVSTDAVQVFGGYGYTKDYPVEKFYRDSKLCTIGEGTSEIQKLVISREVLK, encoded by the coding sequence ATGTCGCCAATTGAAACAGACCATTTAAAAATGGTTCGGGAATCGGCTCAGAACTTTGCCGATCAGTTTATCAGACCTCATGTTATGGAATGGGATGAAACCCAGCATTTTCCTAAAGATTTAATGCACCAGATGGGGCAACAAGGATTTTTAGGGGTTTTAGTTCCTCAACAATATGGAGGAGCAGGCCTCGGCTATCAGGAATACATTACCATTATTGAAGAAATTGCAAAAGTTTGTGGATCGATAGGATTGTCGGTTGCTGCTCATAATTCTTTGTGCACTGGCCACATCATGTATTTTGGAAGTGAAGCACAAAAGAACACTTATTTACCAAAACTAGCTACTGGTGCATGGGTTGGAGCCTGGGGTCTTACTGAAGCCAACACAGGAAGTGACGCGATCCGAATGAAATGTGTTGCACATAAAGAAGGAGATTACTGGATACTCAATGGCACAAAAAATTGGATCACGCATGGAAAATCAAGCGATGTAGCAGTTGTGATTGCCCGTACGGGCGATTTGTTGGATAGCAATGGCATGACCGCTTTTATTGTAGAGCGCGGCAACCCTGGAATGACTGCAGGTAAGAAAGAGAATAAACTCGGTATGCGAGCTTCTGAAACGACTGAAATGATTTTCGATCATTGCAAAGTACATCAGTCGAATGTGTTAGGAGAAATTGGAGATGGTTTCAAACAAGCCATGAAAGTGTTGGATGGCGGAAGAATCAGTATCGCAGCTTTGGCAATTGGCATTGCAAAAGGTGCTTATCAGGCTGCCGTACAGTATTCAAAAGAGCGGGAACAATTTGGCAAACCCATCGCTCATTTTCAAGGCATTGCGTTTAAATTAACCGATATGCTGGTAAAAATTGAAGCCGCTGAGTTATTGACTCGCCAGGCTGGTAAAATGAAAGACCAGAATCTCAAAATGACCAAGGAGGCCGCAATGGCAAAATACTTTGCTTCAGAAGTGGCTGTCCAAGTATCTACGGATGCGGTTCAGGTATTTGGTGGTTATGGCTATACCAAAGATTATCCGGTTGAAAAATTTTACCGGGACTCTAAATTATGTACTATTGGGGAGGGTACTTCTGAAATCCAAAAACTGGTAATTTCAAGGGAAGTGTTAAAATAA
- a CDS encoding replication-associated recombination protein A, with protein MAPLAERMRPVKLDELIGQEHLTGANQVLRLAIESRHLPSMILWGPPGVGKTSLAKIVANELKRPFHVLSAVQSGVKEIREVLEKARNQRFFDQAAPILFIDEIHRFNKGQQDALLDAVEKGTIILIGATTENPSFEINAALLSRCQVYLLKSLEDADLLKLMDLIIHKDYLFKDKQIDFEETAAILMLSNGDARKLCNMLEMIGCLNETNIKVNDALVTKLVQENPAIYDKDGEMHYDLASAFIKSIRGSDPNAALYWMARMIEGGEDPRFIVRRMYISAAEDIGLANPNALLLVNACHQAVQMVGWPESRIILSETAIYLACSPKSNSAYLAIDKTLNTVRNSKSLAVPLHLRNAVTKLMSDLNYGKEYEYVHLHQNQFIDQEYLPEPLAGNPFYIPADNPNELKNRSFLADRWKNKYNY; from the coding sequence ATGGCTCCATTGGCAGAACGCATGAGACCGGTTAAACTGGATGAGTTGATTGGGCAAGAACACCTAACCGGTGCAAATCAAGTATTACGTCTGGCAATTGAGTCCAGACATTTGCCTTCAATGATCCTTTGGGGGCCCCCAGGAGTTGGCAAGACCAGTCTGGCTAAAATAGTAGCAAATGAGTTAAAAAGACCCTTTCATGTCTTAAGCGCAGTGCAATCTGGAGTAAAGGAGATCCGAGAGGTATTAGAAAAAGCAAGAAATCAGCGTTTTTTTGATCAAGCTGCACCCATCCTTTTTATAGACGAAATCCATCGGTTTAATAAAGGTCAACAAGATGCCTTATTAGATGCGGTTGAAAAAGGAACCATCATACTCATAGGAGCAACTACTGAAAATCCTTCTTTTGAAATTAATGCAGCCCTCTTATCCAGATGCCAGGTGTATCTATTAAAGTCTTTGGAAGACGCGGATTTACTAAAACTTATGGATTTAATAATCCACAAAGATTATTTGTTTAAAGACAAGCAGATTGATTTTGAAGAAACGGCTGCCATCTTGATGCTATCGAACGGAGACGCCCGCAAACTGTGCAATATGTTAGAAATGATCGGATGTTTGAATGAAACAAACATAAAGGTCAATGATGCTTTGGTAACAAAATTGGTCCAGGAAAATCCAGCGATTTATGATAAAGATGGCGAAATGCATTACGACCTTGCTTCTGCCTTCATTAAATCCATCAGAGGATCCGACCCGAATGCTGCTTTATATTGGATGGCCCGGATGATTGAGGGAGGCGAAGATCCCCGTTTTATTGTCCGCCGAATGTATATTTCTGCAGCAGAAGACATCGGTTTAGCCAATCCAAATGCATTGTTATTGGTAAATGCATGCCACCAGGCAGTTCAAATGGTAGGATGGCCAGAATCACGCATCATACTCTCTGAGACCGCAATTTATCTGGCTTGTTCTCCAAAATCAAATTCAGCTTACCTCGCAATTGATAAAACGTTGAACACGGTTCGCAATTCAAAATCTCTCGCTGTTCCGCTTCATCTTCGAAATGCTGTTACCAAACTGATGTCAGATTTAAATTATGGCAAAGAATATGAATACGTTCATTTGCATCAAAACCAATTTATCGATCAGGAATATTTACCAGAACCATTGGCAGGCAATCCATTTTATATTCCAGCTGATAATCCGAATGAGCTTAAAAATCGAAGCTTTTTGGCTGATAGATGGAAAAATAAGTACAACTATTAG